GTCGCCAGGGCCTCGGGTGGAACGGAATCCGCCGTACACGCGATCGAGTTCGGCGGCGAGACCGTGAGCGTGGAGAAGAACGCGGACGGCGCCCGCGACTTCACCGAGCCGCGGCGTGGTCGGTCAGCTGGTCCAGAAAGCTGTCGACCGTGGCCACGGGGGTCGGCCAGCCGAGTCGTCGGCCGAGCCGGGCCATCTGGGGCTGTTCGAAGGCGGACATGGACGGATTCCTGTCTCCCTCCAGCCAGCGCTCCACAGGACCGTCCCACCGCACGCGGCCTTCGGACAGGACGACGACCCGGTCGAAGTTCTCCGCGCAGAAGTCCGTGTCATGGGTGATGGCCAGGATCGTCTTTCCCCGCTCGTGCAGGTCTGCGATGAGCTCTTCGAGCAGGACGACGGAGCGGTGGTCCTGGCCGGTGGTGGGCTCGTCCAGGACGATGATCGGGGTGTCCATCGCGAGGACCGAGGCGAAGGCGACCCGTTTGCGCTCGCCGAACGACAGATGACGGGGATGGCTGTTCGCCTCCCCGGTCAGGCCGGTGACCTGCAGTGCCCACTGCGTGAGGGCGGTCCGGCGGTCGGCCGGGAAGCCGAGGTTGCGGGGGCCGAAGCCGACTTCTTTGGCCACCGTGGAGGCGTGCAGCTGGTCGTCCGGGTTCTGGAACACGAAGCCCACGCTGCGGGCCAGCTCGGCGATCTCGAGCCCGGCGGCATCGCGACCGTCCACCGTGACCGTCCCCGACGTGGGGCGGGCGATGCCGATCAGGTGCCGGGCCAGCGTGCTCTTGCCCGCTCCGTTGGGACCCACGACCGCCACACGTTCGCCGGCCCTGACGGTCAGTGAGACGTCCGCGAGCGCGGTCGTTCCGTTCGGATAGCGATGGGAGAGGGAGTCGACGCGCAGCACCATCACATGCCTCCGGCGGTTCTCGTGCTCTTGAGCGAGGCGGTGAATCCTTCCGCGGCCGCCTCCAGGGTCGCCGGCAGCGGACGGTCCGACTCCCACAGGCCGCGCCCGGCGGCGCGGCGTGCGGCCGTCGTGTAGCGCAGCGGAGCCACTCCCCACTCCGCGAGCCGGGGGTCGGTGAGGACATCGGTCGGCGGCCCGTCCGCGGCGATCCGCCCCTCGTTGAGGATCACGACGCGGTCCGCGTACCGGGCCGGCCGTTCCAGCCGGTGCTCGAACAGGATGACGGTGACGCCCTGCGCCCGCAGGGTCTCCAGCGCCTCGAACACCACGCCGGTCGCCACCGCGTCGAGCTGTGAGGTCGGTTCGTCGAGCACCATGACGGCCGGCCTCATCACCAACGCCGATCCGATGGCCAGAAGCTGCTGCTGTCCACCGGAGATTTCGTACGGGGAGTGGTCGGCCAGGGCGGTGAGCCTCAGGTCGGCCATGACGCGATCGACGCGTCGGATCATCTCGGCCCGCTCGACACCGAGGTTCTCCAGACCGAAGGCGAGCTCCTCGCGCAGCGAGAACCGTGCTCCAGACAGCTGGTTGAACGGATTCTGCATGACCAGGCCGACCTCGCCGACGAGTTCGGACGGCTGCGTCTCCGCCAACAGCCGCCCACCCACCCGTGCCGATCCCGTGGTCTCGCCGCCGGTCATCTGCGGGACGACGCCGCTGACGACTCCCGCGAGGGTGGTCTTGCCCGCGCCGTCGGCACCGGCCACGGCACAGAACTGGCCACGCGGCACAGCGAGATCGATGTTCTGGAGGGCGGGTCGGGAGCCGGTCGGATAGGTGAGGGAGAAGTCCCTGAATTCGATCACCGGAGCACTCCGAGTACGTTGGTGACGACGGCGGCGAGCGCGCACAGGCCCATGACGGTCCGGGCGACCCGTTGCGTCGCGGTGTCCGGCACCTCGGTCAGATACGTGGGGCGGCGGGTGGTGCCGAAACCCCGGGTCTCCATGGCCACCGCACGGTCCCCCACTTCCGTGAGGGCACCGAGGATCAGCGGCCCGGCCATCGGAACCAGGGCCCGGACCCGGCCGCGCAGCCCCGTGACCGGCAGGCCGCGCGCCTGCTGGGCGTGCAGGATGCCCTGGGCCCGGGTGGTGAGGGCGGGCGCGATCTGCAGGGCGGCCGAGACGACGTAGACAGTCTTCGGCGACATGCCGCGCTGTGTCATCGCGCTCATCAGCG
This portion of the Streptomyces mirabilis genome encodes:
- a CDS encoding ABC transporter ATP-binding protein, with product MVLRVDSLSHRYPNGTTALADVSLTVRAGERVAVVGPNGAGKSTLARHLIGIARPTSGTVTVDGRDAAGLEIAELARSVGFVFQNPDDQLHASTVAKEVGFGPRNLGFPADRRTALTQWALQVTGLTGEANSHPRHLSFGERKRVAFASVLAMDTPIIVLDEPTTGQDHRSVVLLEELIADLHERGKTILAITHDTDFCAENFDRVVVLSEGRVRWDGPVERWLEGDRNPSMSAFEQPQMARLGRRLGWPTPVATVDSFLDQLTDHAAAR
- a CDS encoding ABC transporter ATP-binding protein; protein product: MIEFRDFSLTYPTGSRPALQNIDLAVPRGQFCAVAGADGAGKTTLAGVVSGVVPQMTGGETTGSARVGGRLLAETQPSELVGEVGLVMQNPFNQLSGARFSLREELAFGLENLGVERAEMIRRVDRVMADLRLTALADHSPYEISGGQQQLLAIGSALVMRPAVMVLDEPTSQLDAVATGVVFEALETLRAQGVTVILFEHRLERPARYADRVVILNEGRIAADGPPTDVLTDPRLAEWGVAPLRYTTAARRAAGRGLWESDRPLPATLEAAAEGFTASLKSTRTAGGM